AAATCTACATGGTCAATAACAACTGGAACGATGGAGCCGATGAAGTCATTCCTCGCATCTATAAGTACGAGCGTGTTGCCGCTGAGACTTGGGACCTTGTTTGGGAAGCGATTCCACCATCAACCCTGGTTGAGAAACAGAATACCTGGCCAACCCTATCGTTGACTGATCTTGATAATGATGGCAAGATGGAATTGTGTTGGGGCATTGTAAACAATTTCGTTACCATTGCAAATCCTGCGCGCATTGTTGTCTACGAACATGCCAGTGGTGACAATTTTGGTGTGGATAATGGAGGCGTTTGGGAACCCAATTCATCCTGGACAATTACTGATTCTGTATCAAGTCAGAATATCAGACCCATCGATTGGGAAATTGCTGATATCGATGAAGATGGTGTTGATGAAATCATTTTCGCTGATAGAAAAGGAAATGATTCAGGGGTGTACTATGGAATTTGTTCAGTAAGTGACATTCCTGACAATGGTGATGGATCTGAAACCTGGACCCTGGAGAGCAGTGGTTTAGATTTTGGCATGACCTCAGCGGTTGAAAATAAGTGGGATGTGGCTGTTGTTGGTAACAATGCCTATATCTTCTCTGAAACTGAGATCTCAAAAATATCATGGTCAGGTACTGCCTATGAATATACTGCTCTGGCACCACTGGCCGGTGGATCTTCCGTACAGGCCGCCATGGGTTTAGATATTGATGGTGATGGTACTAAAGAGATTTTTGCTCCATCTTATGATTGGGGTGATGATACTCAAAAGGGAGTCTACATCCTTAAAGAAGATGCAGATACATTAGCGGCAACTTTGGTTATGAACATGTCAGAATATTGGCCAAGTGGATCCCGTGGTATCTGGGGTGCTGAGAGTGGTGATATTGATGACGATGGGCTGATGGATTTTGTCATGGGTAGTAGAGCTTCTACACCTAATGGTCTGATCTTCAGAATAGAACATCAAGGTGGCGATATTTATTCAGCTGCCAATTGGGAATTGACCATCATTGACTCTGCTTATGCAGTTGTTGATTTACCTGAAGGTGGAATCTGGAGTGAGTTCGCCATTGGCAACGTGGATGAAGATGATGGGAATGAAGTGTTCTACACCTCTTCCGTTGCAGTGCCTTATTCAGTAGAATTTTCTACTACAAGTGTTTCTGCTCCAGTTATCATCCTTGATTCACCAAATACCAGTGTATCAATCGAGGAACGTGAAGTTCAGATTGCTGATGGTTACAAACTTCAGCAGAACTATCCCAACCCCTTCAATCCTAGCACAACCATTACATTCCATATTCCTCAGAATGAATCGGTTAGCTTGAGTGTATATGATCTCCAGGGTCGGGAAGTTGCTACATTGTTGAACCAGTCCATGAGTGCAGGTTCATACGACCTGACTTGGGGTGGTCTTGACAATAACGGCGCCCAGGTTGCATCAGGTGTCTATGTTTATACCCTGAAGACATCGTCATACACAGATTCAAAGACAATGTTGTTTCTGAAATAATAATTTCAAAAACATGCTACTTAAAGAGGCCACCATTGTGTGGCCTCTTTTAATTTGATCATAAACATTGGTGAGGTATTCACAAAATATTCGGGTAATTTGGAAGATAGATTAGAAATTCAATGAGGATTTGATTGAATATACACAAAATGAAGAACCTGATGTTCTATACATCTATAGTGAGGAACGCTTGATCTCAGAAGGAAAAGTAATAGTATGCTAAAGATGATCTTAATAGTACTGCAAACCCTGCTTCTAAGCACTGCAATAGCGCTTCAGATAGATTCACAAGTCACTCTGAGGGAAGCCGCAAAGTCCTGGGTATCTCTGGATGGTCGACCTCTGTACTATACTTCAAGTAATTCTCAGTATATGATTGATAATCAAGCTATTAGAAAAATGTCTGCCTATAGTTCTGAAGCCATTATCAGTCTCTCGCCAGCTGGAGATTATCGTCTGATCTCCATGCTTCAAGATCTGGGAGAGATTAAAAATGGAAAACGTTATTCCGATTATTTTGTCCTCGATGATCACAATGATCTCATGTATGCTGTGAACATAGGTACCGATTCAGATCTCAAACCTCATGTCGCTGCTGTATCTGATAAAGGAGTGCTGGCCCTGGTCGATCCTGTAAAAGCATTTATCTATTTCTATGTCTCTGGTAATCTTGTAGCCGAAGGTCAGCTTTATGAGGATGATGGCGATATGAGCATGGAGCGCAATGTTCTCATGCATTGGGTTGGAGAGAAATGCTTCATATTGCTTGAACGTCCAGGTTTCAATGGGGGTCCTGCTGGCAAGTCTCTTTTCATCAGCATCAATTCTGACGGGCGCGGTCAACGAACATCCTATCTGCCCTTCACCTATCTCCAGGATTTTGTATTTCAGAATCAACGCTATTTTGTCAGCGGATATGACTATTCTGCTGTGGAAAAAGTGATGAAACCTTTGATTGCTGAACTATCTGCCAGGGGAGAAGTCCTGTGGAGCAACGAAAATTTTGGCCATGAACTTTATTTATCCCCCAATGGTTCCTATCTGGCTGTTTTGAGTAGCCATGAATTCATCCAGCTGTTTGAATTGGGTCCCAAACGCGTCCAAAAGATTCATTTTGCCAATGACAACAAAGTCTGCCTGGGACTTTCAGTTAATGACAGGGGTGAAGTGGCTGTTATCCGCGTTGCGGCCGATTTCTTTGCCAAGCGAAATACTCATTTCTCTCAGATCTTTTTTCCCCAGACAGAAAGAAGTACTGATATACAAATTGATCCACGTTATCCCCGGTTGTTCCAGGTTGATACAGATGGAGACCGCTTTTTTATCGGAACCAACTATGAATGGCTAGAGATCAGCCAGTAATGCCCAAATTATTCATCCTCTTGTGGTTACCCTTAGGATTGGCTGCCCAGATAAATAATTTTTCATGGCCCATGGCACCCATGGACCAGCAACATCGCATCTCGGCCACTTTTGATGAATGTCGTGAAGACAGGGATCATTTTCACAATGGTACTGACATGCCGCTTGCTCCAGGAGAGAATGCGCTGAGTATTATGGCTGGCACCGTCACTGGAATTGGTTCAGACTGGATCAGGGTTGAAGACTTTGCATATGTGCATGTTATTCCTCTGGCAACACTACTGGTTGGCAATACAGTCGCCCAGGGTGCCGTCGTTGGTCATACCGATAGCTATGCTCATATTCATCTGAATTATGGAGGAGGGGCCAGTGGCCACCCAACAGGGAACCCACTTTTGCCTGGAAAAATCACGCCTTTCGTGGATCCCTATCACCCGCGTTCACCGATTATTCAATTCGTTCTGGATGGTAGTTCCAGCGCCTTCTTAAATAATACCCTGAGTGGTCATGTCGATATCATCGCCCAGGCAGCAGATACAACTGATCTTCAGTCCAGTATTGATATGAACAATGGTATCTACACCATTGGCTGGGCTCTGCATTCAGCAGACACCTCTGAAATATTAGAAGGCCCTCATTTCTGGTTTGAAGCCAATGAATTGTACTCAAATTCTAATATAAATCGGGTTTATGCTTCTGGTTCATCTACCAGTATTTATCGCTACATCGTAACCAATCGAGTCACTTCAAATGGCTATCTCGATTGTGACCTTTACCAACCGGGTCCATATGTCATATCGGTTATCAGCTCTGATACTCAAGACAACTGGGATACGACCTATGTTAACGTTTTGCTTAGTGATGTTGACTTGCTGCCACCAGGGCGACCTGACTTCAGGTACATTGGTGAAGATGCCAATGGGTATCTTCACCTGGAATGGGAAGCACCAAATGATGCAGATCTGGCGGGCTATATCCTTGAATTCTCATTCGATGGTGTCAACTGGAGCTCCAATCATGGTCCACATATCCTAACTGCCGATATGACCAGTTTCACCGAGGAAAGCTTCCCAGATGACGCCTATATCCAATTTCGCATGAAAGCGGTTGACACGGCCTTCAACCCAAACCACAGTGAGTACTCAGATACCTATGCGGTCCGGCTCAGTAATAATCAATCCACCATACTCATCGTTGATGGTTTTGATCGCACAAATGGTTCCTGGACAGGTCGCCAGCATAATTTTGCCACCTATTATTCTGAAGCAATTGTGAATAGTGGCTCTTCTGCCGGCATCAGTACAGTGAGCAATGAATGGGTGACTGCTACACAGGATATTCACGATTATTCCGCAGTATTCTGGTTTACAGGTGATGATAGCCGAACCGATGAAACCTTTAGTACTTCTGAACAAAGTGTCATCACTGCCTATTTGAATGGGGGAGGATATCTGTTTGCATCAGGTGCTGAAATAGGATATGATTTAAGTGCAGGCTCGACAGCTGACGCAAATTTCCTGACCCAGATTTTGCATGTAAGCTATGCCGGGGATGATGGGAATCATTCAACTGTTAATGGAGAAGGACCCTATTTCTCAGGATTAGGCTTTAATTATGGCACCACGCCATACATTGAGGACTGGCCAGATCATTTCTCGCCATCCTCTGGGGGTGAAATAGCTCTCAAATATGGCAATGGCTTGAATGCTGCCATTGGATATAGGGATGATGCTTCAGGAACCCTTGTCTTGGGTTTGGCTTTTGAAACCATTGATACCGAGGCTCACAGGTCTGAGCTGGTGGGCCGGATCCTTGGATTCTTCGCCGGAACAACACAGATCACAGATATCCTTATCCCGGAAGAAATGTTAATTCATAGAGTATATCCAAATCCATTTAATGCTTCCATCAATATTGAGTACCAGATGGATCAATATGCTCATGGTCGAATTGTAGTCTATGATATTCAGGGGAAAATGATTATGGATCAGGAATTAAAAAATTCTACCCCTGGAACCCATACCTGGATTTGGAATGCTGAAAATAAAACTGGTCGGAGTGTACCCAGTGGGCCTTATTTTGTACAGCTGATTCAAGGTGATGCACACAGTGTGACACACAAGATTGTCTTAATCAAATAGGTGAGTCGTGAGAAGGAAGAGTTTACTTTTATTATTTGGACTTTTACATCTGGCGCAGGCGGATGTCCTGCATATTGTACCCTATACCCAGTGGACCTTTAATACACCACTTGAACGGGTCATTTATAGATCGAATACCAATGGATTCCCCATCATGTACACCCTGACAGAAAGCAAAATTTCCTACTATGATAGTCTGGGAAACAATATCATTGATATTGACCGCACTCCTGATGATATCTTCAAGATAAACAGTAACCTCACCTACTTTATGTTGATTCAGCACAATGAGTCTATGGACATCTCTAATCCACAGCTGCTCTATTCATTTCAAGTCTATGATTTTCAAGGAAATCCAAAGTATACCTTGGTGCATGGCATCCCCCTGGGAGAGGGCGTACTCAACTCACAGTTGACCAACCAGGGAAGCATTCTTCTCACCCAGGAGGATCAACCCTGGATTCTTGAATTAAGCAATGAGGATACGCTTTTATTTCTGGAAAACGTGGTACCCCGGGATCAAGATGATTGTGAGATTAAGCTTTTGGTTGATCAGCTTGTCAACAGGAACGAATTCATTAGTGCGTCCTCCTGCATCTCAACTGGGGAAGATGACTCCACCTCAAGAATTGATCTGCATCTGTGGAATCATGACAAACTTCTAAGCGACCCAGTTACTGTTCCAGGCAGGCTGGTTGGTCTTGAGTCCATACCAGGAACAGACAATTATTTTCTTGATATTCACGATGGATATGCATCCATACTTACCCTCTTTGATAGAGATCGAATCGTCAAACCTTATCCCTGGAAAACCTGGGAGATTCGATCCCTTGGGAAAAAGGCTGCTTTTGTCATCTCAGAAAAAGATTTTAATGTTATAAACCTTGGGGATGGTTCAATTATTTCAAGCTACCATCCCATCGATATGAGCACCATCAGCGATGCTGAGTATTTGCATCAATGGGGTCTGTTTCTTTATATACGCTATGAGCCCTTCTTTACGGAGAAAGGGGTACAGGCTTATCGAAAATTTGAGCTTGAAGGAGTGAGCAAAACCGGTCAGATCGCCCACCGTAGCTCATTTGGGAGCTGGACCACTACATTACCAAAATTATCTCAAATTGGAAAAGATCTATTTGCAATTCATATGCACAATGCTGTTCTTTTGTACCGTGTTGAATTGGAAAAAAAATAGGTTTCTTTCAGAATCAACCAAATCAAAATCAGGAGTGTAACTTGAAAATAAAGTTTTTCGTATTATTGGTGTTAAGTATGGCAATCATAAGCTGCAGCACCCAGCAGGAAATCGTTATCGCAGAAAAGCCCTTTGGCCTTTCCAATGTGGAGCAATTGACATTCGAAGGTGACAATGGGGAAGCCTATTGGGGTCCCCTGGGACAGCAAATTATCTTCCAGAGTAAACGCCATGGCAATGGTTGTGATAAAATCTACATCATGAATGCAGATGGCAGCGAACAGCACATGGTGAGTCCTGAGCTTGGCGCAAATACCTGCTCATATTTCAGCATGGACAAGGATAGAATTATCTTTGCCTCCACCTATGGGGTTGTGGATAGTTGTCCACCCCGACCAAAGCCTCAGGGTAATAAATACCTGTGGCCCTTGTTTCCGTATGATATTTATTCAGCCAATCCAGATGGTTCAGATCTTGTAAGAATACGAGAAAATGCAGGTTACGATGCTGAGCCAACCGTTTCCTTTCTCACAGGGAAAGTAATATTTACATCTGAAATCGATGATGATCTGGAATTGTTCACCATGAATATGGATGGATCTGATGTCCAGAGAGTTACCAATCATCTTGGTTATGATGGGGGACCCTATTTTAGTCCAGATGCCCAAAAAATTGTCTGGCGTGCCTGGTATCCTGACACTGCAGAAGATACACTTCGTTGGCAGGAAAATATGGCCCTTGATCAGGTTGAAGCGGTTCCGCTCTCCATTTATACCATGGATGTAGACGGCCAGAATAAAGTTCGTCTCACTGATAATGGCGCCACAAACTGGGCCCCATCCTGGCATCCCGATGGGAAGCATGTGGTATTCTCGTCGAATATGGACGACTGGAATGAAGCAGCTGGGGCTTTCGGTCATAATTTTGAATTGTATATGATTGCCCTTGATGGTAGCGGACTAACTCGTCTGACCAATAATACTTTCTTCGATAGTTTCCCTATGTTTAGCCCCGATGGAAAGTTTCTGGCATTTGCATCCAATCGTGATGCAGAAAACCCGAGGGCAACGCACATTTTCAAGGCGGAGTGGAACGATTAATCCACGAATAAATAATTTTCTTGTCACACCAAGCGGTGATTCGAATCACCGCCTGGTATGTGACGAGTCATTGATGCACTGCACTTGAACAACCTGCTCCTCACATACCTGCCCTACGGTGCCATTGATCTTCTGTTGAGCATCGCAATAATCAGTGAATTGGTTAATAAGCGTTATGATTTACTATGGGCTAATCTGCCAATCTTGATCTGGGGATTGGTCTCGCTCAATAAAAAAATCAATGAAATGCAAGATGATCTGGCTGATTGAACTTAGCATTATCCTGGTGACGGTGATCCTGGTTACCCATGCAAGAGTCTTTTATTCCCTATCGTTTGTGTTGGTCTTCTGGATAGCTGGCCTCATTCTGGGATTCCTCCGTGAATATGCATTGGGTGGAATTATGGAAATCTACAGCTACGGTGACTTCCATATCACCCTGCTTGGGGTGCCGCTCATCTACACCTTGTTCTGGACCAACATTACGTATATAGGGTTGATCTGGGCCAATAATTTTCTTAAGCGAGATTATTTAAAGGCCAAACCCCTTGATTACCATTTGCCCCTCATATTTCTGACCATGGTATTAATTTCATTTTTCTTCGAGGCCCTGCTCTCGCAGTATCAGCTTCTGGACTGGAATCTGGACTCAAACTCGATGTTGTGGGGGAATACACCACTCCTGGCGCCATTTGCATATGGATGGACAGCAGTTCTATATGTAAAAAATTTAAAGCTACTATCCAAAGAACCTCAGCAGCATTGGCAAATCCTGGTCCTGAAGCTCAGTCTGGCTCAACCCCTGGTGGTCCTTATTCTTGCCGGTCTATTACTTATCTCAAACCTGGCGATTATTCTGGTTTTTTCCTGATTGACAGTGGCTGGGAGGGAGATTACATTAGCCCGCTTTTTTGATATGCCCGGGTGGCGGAATTGGTAGACGCGCTAGGTTCAGGTCCTAGTGTACTCTTTTGTACGTGCTGGTTCGACTCCAGTCTCGGGCACTTCCAGTTAAAAGTGAAAAGTTAAAAGTTAAAAGTTGCCATCACCCTAGTGTGGTGGCTTTTTTTGTACTTCCCCAGCTTGAACAATCAGCTTCAATCCTGTGAAGTTCTCATTAGCTTATGTGCAACTCGTGAGGAGAATTGTAGCAGATGGTCAATTATAAGCAGCTTGAGAACACCGTTCCCATCGAATTTGGAAAACAGTTTATCTCTTTTATTACGGGGGAGCACAATGACCATCGTATTTCATTGAAGTACCATTTCTGTGAGCAGGATGGTGAAGTCTATGCTGAAGTAAAATTTGGAAAGCTTGCTCAGGGACCTCCTGGACATGCACATGGCGGTGCTATTTCTGCTGTATTCGATGAGCTTATGAGCGCTTGCTGCTGGGTAAATGGTTATCCCGCCATGACAGCCCAATACACCACACAATTTTTTAAACCATTACCTCTGGAAAAAGAGGTCCTGTATTGTGCAAAAATTAAAGTTATTGATGGTAATAAAATCAACCTCAAGGCAAAATTGATTGATGAAACCAATCAGAAATATGCCAGCGCCCGTGGACTTTTCATCCTCCAGGATATGGAAAAGTTCAAGCAAATGAACCTGGAGACAGGGAATACGGTGTCATCTCTGACCCAACCCCACTAATATTGAGCCCACAAGAATAGGAGTATTATCATGGCATGGATATTCAAATTTGAACTCGATAAGTATGAAATTGAAGATCTCAAAATTGTGCTTGAAAAACTGAAAAAGAAAGACGTTCGCAAGGTGGAGGTCTCTGTAAATGGAGATGTCCGAAAATTAGCCACAAACATGTTAAAGGCTGTCTATGATCAGGAAGACTTCTTTAAGGATGATCGTTGGTAACGCTTGAGGCTATGGCAATGAAACGATTATGCTAACAAAAAGTAAATGAGAGACACAACGGAAAATACATCAAAAATAATACCCAGGTGGGAATGGCGCACCTTCAACGCTGACGATGAGCTTCTAAAAAGCAAGCTCAGCAATTACCAGCCGCTCTTGGATGCGGAAAGTATAGAAACTTACTTGCTCGTCCCCGATGAAGAATTGAATCTAAAAATCAGACATCACATACTCGATGTCAAACACCGTCTGAAGCTTGATTCAACGGGTCAGGAACAGTGGTTGCCCATAATCAATATTAAATTCCCCCTTGATGTGGCAGCGTTGAACAAAATTGAAGAATTATTAGACATGTCTTTCTCAT
The genomic region above belongs to Candidatus Neomarinimicrobiota bacterium and contains:
- a CDS encoding T9SS type A sorting domain-containing protein; the encoded protein is MRKVTVIMLLGLFTFSQVSADLFPRLDLVDIEDALTMNVGGIGNIIAGVDVDEDGLTEIYMVNNNWNDGADEVIPRIYKYERVAAETWDLVWEAIPPSTLVEKQNTWPTLSLTDLDNDGKMELCWGIVNNFVTIANPARIVVYEHASGDNFGVDNGGVWEPNSSWTITDSVSSQNIRPIDWEIADIDEDGVDEIIFADRKGNDSGVYYGICSVSDIPDNGDGSETWTLESSGLDFGMTSAVENKWDVAVVGNNAYIFSETEISKISWSGTAYEYTALAPLAGGSSVQAAMGLDIDGDGTKEIFAPSYDWGDDTQKGVYILKEDADTLAATLVMNMSEYWPSGSRGIWGAESGDIDDDGLMDFVMGSRASTPNGLIFRIEHQGGDIYSAANWELTIIDSAYAVVDLPEGGIWSEFAIGNVDEDDGNEVFYTSSVAVPYSVEFSTTSVSAPVIILDSPNTSVSIEEREVQIADGYKLQQNYPNPFNPSTTITFHIPQNESVSLSVYDLQGREVATLLNQSMSAGSYDLTWGGLDNNGAQVASGVYVYTLKTSSYTDSKTMLFLK
- a CDS encoding PD40 domain-containing protein: MKIKFFVLLVLSMAIISCSTQQEIVIAEKPFGLSNVEQLTFEGDNGEAYWGPLGQQIIFQSKRHGNGCDKIYIMNADGSEQHMVSPELGANTCSYFSMDKDRIIFASTYGVVDSCPPRPKPQGNKYLWPLFPYDIYSANPDGSDLVRIRENAGYDAEPTVSFLTGKVIFTSEIDDDLELFTMNMDGSDVQRVTNHLGYDGGPYFSPDAQKIVWRAWYPDTAEDTLRWQENMALDQVEAVPLSIYTMDVDGQNKVRLTDNGATNWAPSWHPDGKHVVFSSNMDDWNEAAGAFGHNFELYMIALDGSGLTRLTNNTFFDSFPMFSPDGKFLAFASNRDAENPRATHIFKAEWND
- a CDS encoding PaaI family thioesterase yields the protein MVNYKQLENTVPIEFGKQFISFITGEHNDHRISLKYHFCEQDGEVYAEVKFGKLAQGPPGHAHGGAISAVFDELMSACCWVNGYPAMTAQYTTQFFKPLPLEKEVLYCAKIKVIDGNKINLKAKLIDETNQKYASARGLFILQDMEKFKQMNLETGNTVSSLTQPH
- a CDS encoding T9SS type A sorting domain-containing protein, which encodes MPKLFILLWLPLGLAAQINNFSWPMAPMDQQHRISATFDECREDRDHFHNGTDMPLAPGENALSIMAGTVTGIGSDWIRVEDFAYVHVIPLATLLVGNTVAQGAVVGHTDSYAHIHLNYGGGASGHPTGNPLLPGKITPFVDPYHPRSPIIQFVLDGSSSAFLNNTLSGHVDIIAQAADTTDLQSSIDMNNGIYTIGWALHSADTSEILEGPHFWFEANELYSNSNINRVYASGSSTSIYRYIVTNRVTSNGYLDCDLYQPGPYVISVISSDTQDNWDTTYVNVLLSDVDLLPPGRPDFRYIGEDANGYLHLEWEAPNDADLAGYILEFSFDGVNWSSNHGPHILTADMTSFTEESFPDDAYIQFRMKAVDTAFNPNHSEYSDTYAVRLSNNQSTILIVDGFDRTNGSWTGRQHNFATYYSEAIVNSGSSAGISTVSNEWVTATQDIHDYSAVFWFTGDDSRTDETFSTSEQSVITAYLNGGGYLFASGAEIGYDLSAGSTADANFLTQILHVSYAGDDGNHSTVNGEGPYFSGLGFNYGTTPYIEDWPDHFSPSSGGEIALKYGNGLNAAIGYRDDASGTLVLGLAFETIDTEAHRSELVGRILGFFAGTTQITDILIPEEMLIHRVYPNPFNASINIEYQMDQYAHGRIVVYDIQGKMIMDQELKNSTPGTHTWIWNAENKTGRSVPSGPYFVQLIQGDAHSVTHKIVLIK